The nucleotide window CTTGACAACTGCGTGGTAATCAGTGATAATCGTGAAACAGTCAATTTCCAGTTCTTTTTCTATTTTAAAAAAGTCATAGTCAAACAGCTGTTTGAAGATGCCAAAATCGTTACAGGCGAATTTATTTACCGTACCTGCGTTTACTCCCACTTTTTCCGAAACAAGGGTAAATGGGTTTTCAGTCATTGCCAGAACAAAGGCCAGATAGTTGTGCCAAAGATTTTTATCAAACCCATAAATTGTGGAAATATCAAGCAGATGATTAATTTCTATATAAATATCTGAAATCAGGTCTTCTCGCACGTAGTCACCTGATTCAAATTGTTGGCAGATATTCGATAATCTAAACAAGATACTATCAGGGTTAATATTTTTGTAAATCACCAATTTAGATGTCAAACGATGCATTGATTTGTTCTCCTAATTTGTATAAACTCTTAAACTAACCAGTATAACTGTTATTTCTTCACAGTCAAGATCTCCTACAGTCAAGATCTCCTACAGTCAAGATCTCCTACAGTCAAGATCTCCTACAGTCAAGATCTCCTACAGTCAAGATCTCCTACAGTCAAGATGGGAATGATAATTAAAATTGGATTTATAATGGACTCCAGAAAATTTATACTGGACATACTTTTTTTTGTTAGTTTATTTATTTTATTGGGTAAATATTTTGAAGTTGAAGTAATGAAATGGCCTGAAAAAGTTCTTCCAAAACTAAAAATATCTTGTAAAAAAAGAGGGAGCATGTGAACTAGAGAGCATATGAACTAGAGTTTACCCTCAAGAGTATATGCTCATAGAATATATCTAATAAAATATATCTCATAGAATATATCTGATAAAATATATCTCATAGAATATATCTGATAAAATATATTCCAATAAGATCACTCCAATAGGAAACACTCCCCTATGGACTTACATCTTCTTGTACAATTCCATAGAATGTTCTAAAGCTTGAAATGCTTTTTCAGCATTTTCCCATCCTAAAACTTCCGTTGTTTTCTTTTCTAGTCTTTTGTATTCTGTGAAAAAGTGTGAAATTTCATCTAAAAATGGTTTGGGCATATCAGAAATATCCTGAACATCTTTAAATTTGGGGTCGTTCACTGGTACTCCCAATATCTTATCATCACTTTCTCCACCATCGATCATTTTCATTACACCAATTATCCGGGTTTCTATAACACATCCTGGGAATGTGGGTTGTTCCATAACCACCAGGATATCCATTGGATCTCCGTCATCCCAGAGAGTTTTGGGGATAATCCCGTATTCTGCAGGGTAGTGTATTGGTGAATATAACACCCTGTCCAGTGCAAATGCCTCTTTATCCTTGTCGTATTCGTATTTATTCCGTGATCCTTTTGGGATTTCAATTACTGCATAAACTACTTGTGGGACTGATGGTCCGGTGGGTATGTCTTTCCATAAATTCATAATTTATTCCTCCTTGGAGTTTACTAAAACCTTAAAAGTACTGAAAATTTAAAATATACTAAAACCTTGAAATTCACTTATTTGAATTTACTAACTTGGAATTACCTAACTTGAAATTCACGAAAACCTTTATAATTACACATAACACCCTTAATCCAGTAAGAAAAGGGATTTAATACTCAACATTTCATTGTAACGGTCCATTGAACGTTCTATTATCCTAACTGCTTCTTTTCTATTTTCCAATCCTACTATTTCCATGTTCATGTTTTGGATCTTCATACATTCCCTGAAAAAGTGTGTGATTTCTTCAAGGAGGGATTTGGGGAGATCTTTAATATCCTGAGTGTCTTCAGAAGATGGATCATTTACCGGGATCCCTATAACCTTCTCATCCTTCCCAGTATCATTCCTCATTTTTATAATGCC belongs to uncultured Methanobacterium sp. and includes:
- a CDS encoding inorganic diphosphatase, with the protein product MNLWKDIPTGPSVPQVVYAVIEIPKGSRNKYEYDKDKEAFALDRVLYSPIHYPAEYGIIPKTLWDDGDPMDILVVMEQPTFPGCVIETRIIGVMKMIDGGESDDKILGVPVNDPKFKDVQDISDMPKPFLDEISHFFTEYKRLEKKTTEVLGWENAEKAFQALEHSMELYKKM
- a CDS encoding inorganic diphosphatase; the encoded protein is MNLWKDIKNQPPHAPKVVYAVIETPKGSWNKYEYKTSKETFCLGPVSLLCYPADYGVIPQAIGDNGNPLNILVLNHQPTFLGCLIKTKPIGIIKMRNDTGKDEKVIGIPVNDPSSEDTQDIKDLPKSLLEEITHFFRECMKIQNMNMEIVGLENRKEAVRIIERSMDRYNEMLSIKSLFLLD